A single region of the Arthrobacter sp. PAMC25564 genome encodes:
- a CDS encoding DoxX family protein, with amino-acid sequence MTITAIVLSALLALAALGAGIPKIRLKGDIPRQLQEHMGASASLTRFIGLAEAAAAIGLAVGVFWHPLGIAAAAGLAVVFAGAIAYHRRAGDYANPKTRGPAMAPAVLGLVSVATVAALSLTA; translated from the coding sequence GTGACCATCACAGCCATCGTTCTCAGCGCTCTGCTGGCCCTCGCCGCACTGGGCGCGGGCATCCCGAAGATCAGGCTCAAGGGCGATATCCCGCGCCAACTGCAGGAACACATGGGCGCCAGCGCCTCCCTCACCCGGTTCATCGGCCTGGCCGAGGCCGCCGCGGCGATCGGACTGGCGGTCGGAGTCTTCTGGCACCCGCTCGGTATCGCGGCCGCTGCCGGCCTGGCCGTCGTGTTCGCCGGAGCGATCGCCTACCACCGCCGCGCCGGCGACTACGCCAACCCCAAGACCCGGGGCCCGGCGATGGCCCCGGCCGTCCTGGGCCTGGTCTCCGTGGCAACCGTGGCCGCCTTGTCCCTGACTGCATAA
- a CDS encoding NADPH-dependent FMN reductase — translation MSIHILALVGSVRAGSHNGQLAQAAAKLTPEGVELSIQENLDQVPFYNEDLDSEGSIPQHAAALRESAARADALLLFVPEYNGTMSAVLKNAIDWLSRPYGAGALSGKPVAVIGASGGQYGGVWAHQDARKAATAAQANVLEDITLSIPDSLTRFADTHPLDDSEIATELKSVVVRLAQAAERATAAHV, via the coding sequence ATGTCAATCCACATCCTTGCCCTCGTCGGTTCCGTACGCGCCGGATCACACAACGGCCAGCTCGCCCAGGCCGCCGCCAAGCTCACGCCTGAGGGAGTCGAGCTGTCCATACAGGAAAACCTGGATCAGGTGCCCTTCTATAACGAGGACCTCGACAGCGAGGGGAGCATCCCGCAGCACGCCGCAGCGCTTCGGGAGTCCGCCGCGCGTGCCGATGCCCTCCTGCTCTTCGTCCCCGAGTACAACGGCACCATGTCCGCCGTTCTGAAGAACGCCATCGACTGGCTCTCCCGCCCCTACGGAGCCGGCGCCCTCTCCGGAAAGCCCGTCGCCGTCATCGGCGCCTCGGGCGGCCAGTACGGCGGCGTCTGGGCACACCAAGATGCCCGGAAGGCAGCAACAGCTGCGCAGGCCAACGTGCTTGAGGACATCACCCTCTCCATTCCCGACTCGCTGACACGGTTCGCCGACACCCACCCGCTCGACGACAGCGAGATCGCCACCGAACTCAAGTCCGTCGTCGTCCGCCTTGCCCAGGCGGCCGAACGCGCTACCGCAGCGCACGTCTGA
- a CDS encoding NAD(P)-binding domain-containing protein — MKFGMVGAGTLSRAIAGHVVKAGHDVVFSNSRGPETLKDVVDAFGPHASAGTIAEAGAADFVVLAVPWTKVREVVGNLPAREGRIVIDATNQWASLTPTFVADKLDIGGSELVASLIPGAHVIKAFDNMYGPYVAADPITAAGRRILFYAGDDQNSKKLFRSVVEGFGFAPVDLGPLPMGRLMQVDGGPLTGLHAIREG; from the coding sequence ATGAAGTTCGGAATGGTAGGTGCGGGAACGCTCTCCCGCGCCATAGCCGGTCACGTAGTGAAGGCCGGTCACGACGTGGTCTTCAGCAACAGCCGAGGCCCCGAGACGCTCAAGGACGTTGTGGACGCCTTCGGGCCGCACGCCTCCGCCGGCACCATAGCAGAAGCGGGTGCCGCTGATTTCGTCGTCCTCGCCGTCCCCTGGACAAAGGTCCGGGAGGTGGTGGGTAACTTACCTGCCCGCGAGGGGCGGATCGTCATCGATGCCACCAACCAATGGGCGAGTCTGACCCCCACGTTTGTCGCGGACAAGCTCGACATCGGAGGCAGCGAACTCGTCGCCTCACTGATCCCCGGGGCGCACGTCATCAAGGCTTTCGACAACATGTATGGCCCCTATGTTGCCGCCGACCCCATCACCGCAGCCGGCCGCCGGATCCTTTTTTACGCGGGCGACGACCAGAACTCCAAGAAGCTCTTCCGCTCCGTCGTCGAGGGCTTCGGGTTCGCCCCCGTCGACCTCGGCCCGCTACCGATGGGCCGCCTGATGCAAGTGGACGGCGGACCCCTGACCGGCCTGCACGCCATCCGGGAGGGCTGA
- a CDS encoding NADPH-dependent F420 reductase, which produces MSSISIIGLGTMARILGTRAVAAGHSVQVVGRDGTKAAALAGELGGNATAGTIASVALTGDIVILAVPYASASSIVSQYGDALTGKVIVDITNPFDLTTFTALVTPDDSSAAQEIAKAAPAGAHVVKAFNTLFGGVLASGEVEGRPLDVLIAGDDANAKASVSSFVESLGLRPLDTGNLKTAHWLEGAGLLLLGQAQRQKNFSLSIKFLG; this is translated from the coding sequence ATGAGCAGCATCAGTATCATCGGTCTCGGAACCATGGCCCGAATTCTCGGCACCCGGGCGGTCGCTGCCGGCCACAGCGTCCAGGTCGTCGGCCGTGACGGTACCAAGGCCGCCGCCCTGGCCGGGGAACTCGGCGGCAACGCCACAGCAGGGACGATCGCAAGCGTCGCGCTCACCGGTGACATCGTCATCCTGGCTGTGCCGTACGCCAGCGCCTCATCCATTGTCAGCCAGTACGGGGACGCGCTGACCGGCAAGGTCATCGTCGACATCACCAACCCCTTCGATCTCACCACGTTCACCGCGCTCGTCACCCCCGACGACAGCTCGGCCGCACAGGAGATCGCCAAGGCCGCCCCTGCGGGCGCGCATGTCGTCAAGGCGTTCAACACGCTCTTCGGCGGCGTCCTCGCGTCCGGTGAGGTCGAGGGCCGCCCCCTCGATGTGCTCATCGCCGGTGACGACGCCAACGCCAAGGCGTCCGTGTCCTCGTTCGTCGAGAGCCTCGGACTGCGCCCGCTGGACACCGGTAACCTAAAGACCGCGCACTGGTTGGAAGGAGCGGGTCTGCTGCTTCTCGGTCAGGCCCAGCGGCAGAAGAACTTCTCCCTCAGCATTAAGTTTCTCGGCTGA